One window of the Clostridium sp. MB40-C1 genome contains the following:
- a CDS encoding sugar phosphate nucleotidyltransferase, translating into MIYALILAGGKGTRLFPLSRDKSPKQFLKVINDKSFLRNTVDRIMPLVNKENICVVTNKDYIDKISEELPEISRENIFMEPANKETLL; encoded by the coding sequence GTGATATATGCACTAATATTAGCCGGTGGAAAAGGGACAAGATTATTTCCTTTGTCACGTGATAAAAGTCCAAAGCAGTTTCTAAAAGTTATAAATGATAAGAGCTTTTTAAGAAATACTGTAGACAGGATAATGCCTTTAGTTAATAAAGAAAATATATGTGTAGTTACAAATAAAGATTATATAGATAAAATTTCAGAGGAGTTGCCAGAAATAAGTAGGGAAAATATATTTATGGAACCTGCTAATAAAGAGACCCTGTTGTAG
- a CDS encoding glycine betaine ABC transporter substrate-binding protein gives MNKKLRQVMSLVFSGVLAVGILAGCGNKTAQTNADKKESKGKVNLGYVNWAEGIAMTNLVEAVLEEKMGYDVEKKQGEAGMVFTSLANGDMDVFLDGWLPVTHKDYMEKYKDKLDNLGPNFENAKIGLVVPKYMNIKSIEDLNGVKDELSGKIIGIDPGAGIMKAANKAVKEYGLKLEILEGSGATMTTMLKKAEDAKKPIVVTGWKPHWKFAHWDLKFLEDPKGVFGEAEHIDTIARKGFEKEMPEVAQFLKNFKMDDKQLGSLMGDIKDNSDKDALDVAKEWMKKNEKLVNSWIPKK, from the coding sequence ATGAATAAAAAGTTAAGGCAAGTTATGTCACTAGTATTTAGTGGTGTGCTGGCGGTAGGAATATTAGCTGGATGTGGAAATAAAACAGCGCAGACGAATGCAGATAAAAAGGAAAGCAAAGGGAAAGTAAATTTAGGGTATGTTAACTGGGCAGAAGGAATAGCCATGACTAACTTAGTGGAAGCAGTATTAGAAGAAAAAATGGGATATGATGTTGAAAAGAAACAAGGAGAAGCTGGAATGGTATTTACTTCACTAGCTAATGGTGATATGGATGTATTCCTAGATGGATGGCTTCCTGTAACGCATAAAGACTATATGGAAAAATATAAAGATAAACTAGACAATTTAGGACCAAATTTTGAAAATGCAAAAATAGGATTAGTAGTTCCTAAATATATGAATATAAAGAGTATAGAGGATTTAAATGGAGTTAAAGATGAGTTATCTGGAAAGATAATAGGAATAGATCCAGGTGCTGGAATAATGAAGGCCGCAAATAAGGCTGTAAAAGAGTATGGATTAAAATTAGAAATTCTTGAGGGTAGTGGAGCTACAATGACTACAATGCTTAAGAAAGCAGAGGATGCTAAAAAACCTATTGTTGTAACAGGATGGAAACCACATTGGAAATTTGCTCATTGGGATCTTAAGTTTTTAGAAGATCCGAAAGGTGTTTTTGGAGAAGCTGAACATATTGATACAATTGCTAGAAAGGGTTTTGAAAAAGAAATGCCTGAAGTTGCTCAGTTTTTAAAGAACTTTAAAATGGATGATAAGCAATTAGGAAGTCTTATGGGAGATATAAAAGATAACAGCGATAAAGACGCTTTAGATGTTGCAAAAGAGTGGATGAAAAAGAATGAGAAACTAGTAAATAGTTGGATTCCTAAAAAATAA
- the mtnK gene encoding S-methyl-5-thioribose kinase, with amino-acid sequence MNQEKSCKMTTEGSSRFDKYFLMEEKDVLEYVKEKLDFFEYTTSLECKEIGDGNLNYVFKIVDTKSNKSLILKHSSEDTRAKSGRKLNIDRNILECKILQLYNKYCPGFAPKIYMYDEVMNCYAMEDLSQYAIMRTALLENKTFSHFADNITTFMVNTLLPTTDVVLNHKEKKQLVKRHINPDLCDISEQLVFTDPFGNFSGENVVLNSMEDFVQENLYDDKKLRLEVAKLKFNFMNNAQALLHGDLHTGSIFINENDIKVIDPEFAFYGPIGYDVGNVIANLFLAWGHGYATIENEAERANYLSSIEQSIIDIVDMFKDKFIKKFREEATDLLAKSEEFDNWYLRGVLEDTAGSVGLEMIRRIVGDAKVQDITSIKNEEKRAKVEKILILSGKEFILNRNKYVLGEDFIETLRKYSKCN; translated from the coding sequence ATGAATCAAGAAAAAAGTTGTAAAATGACTACAGAAGGATCAAGTCGTTTTGATAAGTATTTCTTAATGGAAGAGAAGGATGTACTTGAATATGTAAAAGAAAAATTAGACTTCTTTGAATATACAACAAGTTTAGAGTGTAAAGAAATAGGTGATGGAAATTTAAACTATGTTTTTAAGATTGTTGATACAAAGTCTAATAAGTCATTGATTTTGAAACATTCTTCTGAAGATACTAGAGCAAAATCAGGAAGAAAATTAAATATTGATAGAAACATTCTTGAATGCAAGATATTGCAACTTTACAATAAATATTGCCCTGGATTTGCACCAAAAATATATATGTATGATGAAGTTATGAATTGTTATGCTATGGAAGACCTTTCTCAATATGCAATTATGCGTACTGCTCTTCTAGAGAATAAAACGTTTTCCCATTTTGCAGATAATATAACAACATTTATGGTAAATACGTTATTGCCAACAACTGATGTTGTTTTAAATCATAAGGAGAAAAAGCAATTGGTAAAAAGACATATAAATCCAGATTTATGTGATATAAGTGAGCAACTAGTTTTCACAGACCCATTTGGTAACTTCTCTGGAGAAAACGTTGTTCTTAATTCAATGGAAGACTTTGTACAAGAGAATCTTTATGATGATAAGAAGTTAAGACTTGAAGTTGCAAAATTAAAATTTAACTTTATGAATAATGCACAAGCACTATTACACGGAGATCTTCATACTGGTTCAATATTCATTAATGAAAACGATATAAAGGTTATTGATCCTGAATTCGCATTTTATGGACCAATAGGATATGATGTTGGAAATGTAATAGCAAATCTATTCTTAGCGTGGGGACATGGATATGCAACTATTGAAAATGAAGCTGAAAGAGCAAATTATTTATCAAGTATAGAACAAAGTATTATTGACATTGTAGATATGTTTAAAGATAAATTTATTAAAAAATTTAGAGAAGAAGCTACAGACTTGTTAGCTAAAAGTGAAGAATTTGACAACTGGTACCTTAGAGGTGTGCTAGAAGATACAGCTGGAAGTGTAGGTTTAGAGATGATAAGGCGTATTGTGGGAGATGCTAAAGTTCAAGATATTACTAGTATTAAAAATGAAGAAAAAAGAGCTAAAGTTGAAAAAATATTAATTTTATCAGGTAAAGAATTTATTTTAAATAGGAACAAATATGTATTAGGAGAAGATTTTATAGAAACACTCAGAAAATATAGTAAATGTAACTAA
- a CDS encoding iron-containing alcohol dehydrogenase, giving the protein MEDFKFKSATKIIFGKGAEDTVGEHVAKHSRKVLIHYGGEYLKEFGILDRVIQSLEKSGVEYVVLDGVVPNPRLSLVYQGIKICKEENIDFVLAIGGGSSIDSSKAIALGTKYDGDVWDFYCGKASPKSALKVGTILTIPGSGSEMSESSIITNEKENLKFGIDCELIVPEFSILNPEMCYTIPPYLMSCGIADILSHLFERYFTTTKSSILSDHLLEGAMKALLEVAPNIKKEPKNYDYCSEIMWLATVSHNGMLDAGRTSDWGSHRIEHEISALYDITHGAGMAIVFPAWMKYVKNENIDRFVQLATRVFGVKCENDKQLVANKGIACLEDFFKSLGLNTTLTEAGVPVDKFEEMAQKAVGDSGYVGRFKRIGKNDIVEILKLSV; this is encoded by the coding sequence ATGGAAGATTTTAAATTTAAAAGTGCTACCAAAATTATTTTTGGAAAAGGTGCTGAAGATACTGTAGGTGAACATGTAGCAAAACATAGTCGCAAGGTATTAATTCACTATGGTGGAGAATATCTAAAAGAGTTTGGTATTCTTGATAGAGTTATTCAGTCACTTGAAAAAAGCGGTGTGGAATATGTTGTTTTAGATGGTGTTGTTCCAAATCCGAGATTATCATTAGTATATCAAGGTATTAAGATTTGTAAGGAAGAAAACATTGATTTTGTACTAGCTATTGGAGGAGGAAGTTCTATTGATTCTTCTAAAGCTATTGCTTTAGGAACAAAGTATGATGGAGATGTTTGGGACTTTTATTGTGGTAAAGCAAGCCCTAAGTCAGCTCTAAAGGTTGGTACAATTCTCACAATTCCAGGCTCAGGTTCAGAAATGTCAGAGAGTAGTATCATTACTAATGAAAAAGAAAATTTAAAATTTGGTATAGATTGTGAATTGATAGTTCCTGAATTTTCTATTTTAAATCCTGAAATGTGTTATACAATACCACCCTACCTCATGTCTTGTGGAATAGCTGATATTTTATCTCATTTATTTGAAAGGTATTTTACTACTACAAAAAGTTCAATTCTTAGTGATCATTTGTTAGAGGGTGCAATGAAAGCACTTTTAGAAGTTGCACCTAATATAAAGAAAGAACCTAAAAATTATGATTATTGTTCAGAAATTATGTGGTTAGCAACAGTATCTCATAATGGTATGTTGGATGCTGGAAGAACTTCAGACTGGGGTTCTCATAGAATAGAACATGAAATAAGTGCCCTTTACGATATAACTCATGGTGCAGGGATGGCTATAGTTTTCCCAGCATGGATGAAATATGTTAAGAATGAAAATATAGATAGATTTGTACAATTAGCTACAAGAGTCTTTGGAGTTAAGTGTGAAAACGATAAACAATTAGTAGCTAATAAAGGAATAGCTTGTTTAGAAGACTTTTTCAAGTCATTAGGATTAAATACTACTTTAACTGAAGCTGGGGTTCCTGTGGATAAGTTTGAAGAAATGGCACAAAAAGCTGTAGGTGATTCAGGATATGTAGGTAGATTTAAAAGAATAGGAAAAAATGATATAGTTGAGATTTTAAAATTATCAGTTTAG
- a CDS encoding proline/glycine betaine ABC transporter permease: MTTLHIGPYIEFIIDWLKDNISPFFDLIKLINKTLINGLETGLLAVPSIVIIIAFALIALKLAGKKTAIFTLIGLLFIDSMELWPQTMKTLSLILISALISLIIGIPLGIWAARSDKVNKILRPILDFMQTMPAFVYLIPAVLFFGMGKVPGAIATVIFSMPPAVRLTNLGIRQVPEDVIEAAKSFGSTKNQMLYKVQLPIALPTILAGVNQTIMLSLSMVVISAMIGAGGLGREVYNGITQMQVGSGFESGLAVVILAMVLDRITQQLGKAKY, translated from the coding sequence ATGACTACACTACATATAGGACCATATATTGAATTTATAATCGATTGGCTAAAAGATAATATTTCTCCTTTCTTTGATCTTATAAAGTTAATTAATAAAACTCTTATAAACGGTTTAGAGACAGGACTTTTAGCGGTACCCAGCATAGTGATAATAATAGCATTTGCTTTAATTGCGCTTAAACTTGCTGGTAAGAAAACGGCTATTTTTACTCTAATAGGATTATTATTTATTGATTCTATGGAATTATGGCCTCAAACTATGAAGACATTATCACTTATTTTAATTTCTGCACTTATTTCTTTAATTATAGGAATACCACTTGGAATTTGGGCAGCTAGAAGCGATAAAGTTAATAAGATTTTAAGGCCAATACTTGATTTTATGCAAACAATGCCAGCCTTTGTATATTTGATTCCCGCTGTATTGTTTTTTGGAATGGGTAAAGTTCCTGGAGCTATAGCTACAGTAATTTTCTCAATGCCACCTGCAGTTAGACTTACTAACTTAGGTATTAGACAAGTTCCAGAAGATGTTATAGAAGCTGCCAAATCATTTGGTTCTACAAAGAATCAAATGTTATATAAGGTACAGCTACCAATTGCATTACCAACTATATTAGCAGGAGTTAACCAAACTATAATGCTTTCACTTTCAATGGTTGTTATCTCAGCTATGATAGGTGCAGGTGGTTTAGGTAGAGAAGTATACAATGGAATAACACAAATGCAGGTAGGTTCAGGATTTGAAAGTGGACTTGCTGTTGTAATATTGGCAATGGTTTTAGACCGAATTACACAACAATTAGGTAAGGCTAAGTATTAA
- a CDS encoding recombinase family protein, translating to MNGLREIWNVAIYARVSTDKKDQQESIPVQVQSLKKWILEKSKNDKGSVYNLIEIYKDQGFSGSNFQRDSFIRMKEDIEKGKVNMILTRDLSRFARNYVVAGYYIEDYFKVNNVRFISVLDNVDTLEEVNDIVPFKNILNEMYIKDCSRRTRDGLKQRMIRGSSIASKPPYGYKIVDDFEGNIKTKKLVPSNDETTEVVKLIYDLYLQGWGFGRIATYLNKKNILPPSAKLNNFPKAKFGRWSNNTIQSILMNPKYGGIMVQGQYKRVSYKLKKIVKVSKEEWIYGGEFKGIISKDKFYEVQKEIKRRSKGYRYKGNAKHIFSTVLKCNECDGSMSYNKKYKGYKCSNSQRGGGRCTSHSIKEDYLKGILIEDLKKIVQHEVNKDELYEEAKNIVSKKNSCKKEFKQIETELKKLDIQFENIYVDRVNGVINDRNFENITKGIQQKQNSLLRRKEELLKLEQRQDNKDNLYKIYKNKIDKILSLQEVDRYMVESLIDKIIVHEDKMTRKKSIEICYKFHR from the coding sequence GTGAATGGTTTGAGAGAAATATGGAATGTAGCTATATATGCTAGAGTTTCTACAGATAAAAAAGATCAGCAAGAATCAATCCCTGTTCAGGTACAAAGTTTGAAAAAATGGATATTGGAAAAGAGTAAAAATGATAAAGGTTCGGTTTATAATCTTATTGAAATTTATAAAGATCAAGGATTTTCAGGTTCAAATTTTCAAAGAGATAGTTTTATAAGAATGAAAGAGGATATTGAAAAAGGTAAAGTCAATATGATTTTAACTCGAGATTTATCTAGATTTGCAAGAAATTATGTGGTTGCAGGATATTATATTGAAGACTATTTTAAAGTTAATAATGTAAGATTTATATCTGTACTGGATAATGTAGATACTCTAGAAGAAGTAAATGATATTGTACCTTTTAAAAATATTCTAAACGAAATGTATATAAAAGATTGTTCAAGAAGAACAAGAGATGGACTTAAGCAGAGAATGATAAGAGGTTCAAGTATTGCAAGTAAGCCACCTTATGGTTATAAAATTGTAGATGATTTTGAAGGAAATATTAAAACTAAAAAATTAGTTCCTTCTAATGATGAAACAACAGAAGTTGTAAAACTAATATATGATTTATATCTACAAGGCTGGGGGTTTGGGAGGATTGCAACATATCTTAATAAAAAAAACATACTCCCGCCATCAGCAAAATTAAATAATTTTCCTAAAGCTAAGTTTGGAAGATGGAGTAATAATACTATTCAATCCATACTTATGAATCCTAAATATGGGGGAATAATGGTTCAGGGGCAATATAAGAGAGTAAGTTATAAATTAAAAAAAATAGTTAAAGTATCTAAAGAAGAATGGATATATGGTGGAGAATTTAAAGGAATAATAAGTAAAGATAAGTTTTATGAAGTACAGAAAGAAATAAAAAGACGTTCTAAGGGATATAGATACAAGGGAAATGCAAAACATATATTTTCCACTGTTCTTAAATGTAATGAATGTGATGGTTCTATGTCCTACAATAAAAAATATAAGGGATATAAATGTAGTAATAGTCAGAGGGGAGGGGGAAGGTGTACTTCTCATTCAATTAAAGAAGACTATCTTAAAGGAATACTTATTGAAGATTTAAAAAAAATTGTTCAGCATGAAGTAAATAAAGATGAATTATATGAAGAGGCAAAAAACATAGTATCGAAAAAGAATAGTTGTAAAAAGGAATTTAAGCAAATTGAGACAGAACTTAAAAAACTAGATATTCAATTTGAAAATATATATGTAGATAGAGTAAATGGAGTTATTAATGATAGAAACTTTGAAAATATAACGAAAGGAATTCAGCAAAAACAGAATTCCCTTCTAAGACGTAAAGAAGAATTATTAAAACTAGAACAAAGACAGGATAATAAGGATAACTTATACAAAATATATAAGAACAAGATTGATAAAATATTAAGTCTTCAAGAGGTTGATAGATACATGGTTGAAAGTTTAATAGATAAGATAATTGTTCATGAAGATAAAATGACTAGGAAAAAAAGTATAGAGATATGCTATAAATTTCATAGATAA
- a CDS encoding Na+/H+ antiporter NhaC family protein: MKKQHKDEEYKSFLGLTPLIVFLVIFMSTGAITKSFTNMPILVGFMFVLAYSLCLNRKGEKLSLDEKIEIFSRGGGESTIILMVVIFILAGAFYSVANAMGSVESTVNLGLSILPTKAILPGVFIIGCIISFAMGTSMGTITALTPIAVGMSQQTGIALPLIVGTVVGGAMFGDNLSFVSDTTIAATRTQGVELKDKFKMNGLIVLPAVIVTLIILAFIPIGNASIKVGAYSLLKVLPYVSIIICALIGFNVMVVLAVGILTGSVLGLALGSFNVVQLFGFIQRGFGWMQDLSLIAIVIGGIIELMKYYGGIGFLLDKVTSRVKSKKGAEAGIAALASLIDLATANNTISIVTAGPLAKDISEEYDIDPRRTASILDIFSSAFQGLVPYGGQLLVAAGLAKISPVQLMPYSIYSILMIVFGALSIIFGIPRFKRQPN, encoded by the coding sequence ATGAAAAAACAACACAAAGATGAAGAGTACAAGAGTTTTTTAGGGCTAACTCCATTGATTGTATTTTTAGTTATATTTATGTCAACAGGTGCAATTACTAAAAGTTTTACTAATATGCCTATACTTGTTGGATTTATGTTTGTACTAGCATATTCTTTATGCCTCAATAGAAAAGGAGAAAAACTATCTTTAGACGAGAAAATAGAAATTTTCTCTCGTGGTGGAGGGGAATCTACTATTATACTCATGGTAGTAATATTTATATTGGCTGGTGCCTTCTATTCTGTAGCAAACGCAATGGGTTCAGTTGAATCCACTGTAAATTTAGGTTTAAGTATTTTGCCAACTAAGGCGATTTTACCTGGAGTATTTATTATTGGGTGTATAATCTCTTTTGCTATGGGGACTTCAATGGGAACGATTACTGCTCTTACACCAATAGCAGTTGGAATGTCTCAACAAACAGGTATTGCATTACCACTGATTGTTGGAACAGTAGTAGGTGGTGCAATGTTTGGAGATAATCTTTCATTTGTATCTGATACTACAATAGCAGCTACAAGAACTCAAGGAGTGGAACTTAAAGATAAGTTTAAAATGAATGGTTTAATTGTTTTACCAGCGGTTATTGTTACTTTAATAATATTAGCTTTTATTCCAATAGGTAATGCTAGTATTAAAGTTGGAGCATATTCTCTATTAAAAGTATTACCATATGTATCAATAATTATATGTGCTTTAATTGGATTTAACGTAATGGTAGTATTGGCAGTAGGTATTTTGACTGGTTCAGTTTTAGGATTAGCACTTGGTTCATTTAATGTGGTACAATTATTTGGTTTTATTCAACGTGGTTTTGGATGGATGCAAGATTTAAGTTTAATAGCAATTGTTATTGGCGGTATAATAGAATTAATGAAATATTACGGTGGAATAGGATTCTTACTTGATAAAGTAACTTCTAGAGTTAAAAGTAAAAAAGGTGCGGAAGCAGGAATTGCAGCACTTGCTAGTTTGATAGATTTAGCAACAGCAAACAACACTATTTCAATAGTAACTGCTGGTCCTTTAGCTAAAGATATATCAGAAGAATATGACATTGATCCAAGAAGAACAGCAAGTATACTTGATATATTTTCATCTGCCTTTCAAGGATTAGTTCCTTATGGGGGACAACTACTTGTTGCAGCCGGATTAGCTAAAATATCCCCAGTTCAATTGATGCCTTATAGTATATATTCTATTTTGATGATTGTATTTGGAGCATTATCAATAATTTTTGGAATACCAAGATTTAAAAGACAACCTAATTAG
- a CDS encoding glycine betaine/L-proline ABC transporter ATP-binding protein, protein MAEIEINNLYKIFGRNPKKVIPILEKGMTKDQIYRKTGNSVGVNNVSFKVNEGEFFVVMGLSGSGKSTLIRCLNRLINPTSGEILIDGEDILKSDEQKLREIRRKKIAMVFQNFALFPHRTICSNVEYGLEIQGIDSKVRKEKAYKALELVGLKGYEKSMPSELSGGMKQRVGLARALATDPEVLFMDEAFSALDPLIRKEMQEEMLQLQSKMRKTIIFITHDLDEALRLGDRIAIMKDGVVEQIGTPEDILTNPSGEYVRKFVQDVDRTKVITASTIMENAKAIILEKDGPKTAVRLMKEEGISSIYVTDKDRKLKGIITIDDAIKLSKKDVRNINDIIIKEVPKTSEDVPIGELLSIAVDTKYPIVVTDKENTILGIIKRSTIIAGIAG, encoded by the coding sequence ATGGCAGAAATAGAAATAAATAATTTGTATAAAATTTTTGGACGAAATCCAAAAAAAGTTATTCCCATTTTGGAAAAAGGAATGACTAAAGATCAAATATACAGAAAAACAGGGAACTCTGTTGGAGTCAACAATGTGAGTTTTAAAGTAAATGAGGGAGAATTTTTTGTAGTTATGGGTTTGTCCGGAAGTGGAAAATCTACATTAATAAGGTGTTTAAATAGGCTTATTAATCCCACTAGTGGAGAGATATTAATTGATGGAGAAGATATATTAAAGAGTGATGAACAAAAGCTTCGTGAAATTAGACGAAAAAAAATAGCTATGGTATTTCAAAATTTTGCATTGTTTCCCCATAGAACTATTTGCAGCAATGTAGAGTATGGACTAGAAATTCAGGGAATAGACAGTAAAGTAAGAAAGGAGAAAGCATACAAAGCTTTAGAATTGGTAGGGCTTAAAGGATATGAGAAAAGCATGCCTAGTGAATTAAGTGGAGGAATGAAACAAAGAGTTGGACTAGCTAGGGCATTAGCTACAGATCCTGAAGTATTATTTATGGATGAAGCTTTTAGTGCATTAGATCCTTTAATTCGTAAAGAGATGCAAGAAGAAATGCTTCAACTTCAATCAAAGATGAGAAAAACAATTATATTTATAACTCACGATTTAGATGAAGCTTTAAGACTTGGAGATAGAATAGCAATAATGAAAGATGGAGTAGTAGAACAGATAGGAACTCCTGAGGACATATTAACTAATCCATCTGGTGAATACGTAAGAAAATTTGTACAAGATGTAGATAGAACAAAGGTTATTACAGCATCAACTATTATGGAAAATGCAAAAGCTATAATTCTTGAGAAAGATGGACCTAAAACAGCTGTAAGATTAATGAAAGAAGAAGGAATTTCTAGTATTTATGTAACAGATAAGGATAGAAAATTAAAAGGAATTATAACAATTGATGATGCAATAAAACTTTCTAAAAAAGATGTTAGAAATATAAATGATATTATTATAAAAGAAGTTCCTAAGACATCAGAGGATGTACCGATTGGAGAATTATTATCCATAGCTGTGGATACAAAATATCCAATTGTAGTTACAGATAAAGAAAATACAATTCTTGGCATTATAAAGAGATCTACAATAATTGCTGGGATTGCTGGATAG
- a CDS encoding class II aldolase/adducin family protein: MNSKELKEALLETAKESYKLGLVAGTSGNVSVYDDERDAMIITPSSIPYETMTLEDLVVLKLDGTIVEGHNQPSSEWRMHAQIFKERQDIKCVLHTHSPYATGFAVCRESIPVILIEMVPFIGGDVPVAKFGMPGTDSVGIEALKVLKDRKACLLSNHGTLAIGETIDKAFISSIYLEDAAKIYHIAKNAGDVKVLSEKEIDAMRNS; the protein is encoded by the coding sequence ATGAATTCAAAAGAATTAAAAGAAGCATTATTAGAAACGGCAAAAGAAAGTTATAAATTAGGACTTGTAGCTGGGACAAGTGGAAATGTAAGTGTTTATGATGATGAGAGGGACGCTATGATTATAACTCCATCAAGCATACCTTATGAAACAATGACTTTAGAAGATTTAGTTGTATTAAAACTTGATGGAACAATTGTTGAAGGGCACAATCAACCTTCTTCGGAGTGGAGGATGCATGCACAGATTTTTAAAGAAAGACAAGATATTAAGTGTGTTTTGCATACACATTCTCCATATGCAACAGGTTTTGCTGTATGTAGAGAATCTATACCAGTAATTCTAATTGAGATGGTACCATTTATTGGAGGAGATGTTCCCGTTGCAAAATTTGGAATGCCAGGAACAGATAGTGTTGGAATTGAAGCATTAAAAGTTTTAAAAGATAGAAAGGCATGTTTATTGAGCAATCATGGAACTTTAGCAATTGGAGAAACTATTGATAAAGCTTTTATATCATCAATTTATCTTGAAGATGCTGCAAAAATATATCACATTGCTAAAAATGCTGGAGATGTAAAAGTTCTTTCTGAAAAAGAAATAGATGCTATGAGAAATTCTTAA
- a CDS encoding S-methyl-5-thioribose-1-phosphate isomerase has translation MFRADKGLAFILQYENVAWYENGKVRILDRRIYPLETKFVECQTHVEVSKALADMVTQSGGPYIAVNMGMVLAVHEAKDLPHDEYIEFINKAAHTLCHSRPTTVANMIKAVERCYKTALEVAENRENAVQTVFEVAIDEANKKYQRYEKVAKYLYEKVPKDGTIMTQCFGETVIGMLMRLCKENNNNIKVICAETRPYFQGARLTASVVRDMGIDVTVITDNMPGYVMKLKNVDLFTSAADAITMDGHVVNKIGTFQMALAAHYWGIPYFTTGMPNREHEDIDSVKIEERDGEFVIQAMGVKTTMEGVKGFYPSFDVTPPKLISGIVTDKGIYSPYNLKKYYE, from the coding sequence ATGTTTAGAGCTGATAAAGGATTAGCATTTATATTACAATATGAAAATGTGGCATGGTATGAAAATGGAAAAGTTCGTATTTTGGATAGAAGAATCTATCCTTTAGAAACAAAATTTGTAGAGTGTCAAACTCATGTTGAAGTTTCTAAGGCTTTAGCTGATATGGTAACTCAAAGTGGAGGACCTTATATTGCAGTAAATATGGGAATGGTTTTAGCTGTTCATGAGGCGAAGGATTTACCACATGATGAATATATCGAATTTATCAATAAGGCTGCTCATACATTATGTCATTCTAGACCAACTACAGTTGCAAATATGATAAAAGCTGTAGAAAGGTGTTACAAGACCGCTCTTGAGGTTGCTGAAAATCGTGAAAATGCAGTTCAAACTGTATTTGAAGTTGCAATTGATGAGGCCAACAAAAAATATCAAAGGTATGAGAAGGTAGCTAAATATTTATATGAGAAAGTGCCTAAAGATGGAACAATCATGACACAATGTTTTGGGGAAACAGTTATTGGAATGTTAATGAGACTTTGCAAGGAAAATAACAACAATATCAAAGTTATTTGTGCAGAGACTAGACCGTATTTCCAAGGAGCTCGTCTAACAGCTAGTGTAGTAAGAGATATGGGGATTGATGTTACTGTAATAACTGATAATATGCCAGGGTATGTAATGAAGTTAAAGAATGTGGATTTGTTTACTTCAGCAGCAGATGCTATAACAATGGATGGACATGTTGTTAATAAAATAGGCACATTCCAAATGGCTTTAGCAGCTCATTATTGGGGAATACCTTATTTTACTACAGGTATGCCTAATAGAGAGCATGAAGATATTGATTCTGTTAAGATTGAGGAAAGAGATGGAGAGTTTGTAATACAAGCTATGGGAGTGAAAACTACTATGGAGGGAGTTAAAGGATTTTATCCTTCATTTGATGTAACTCCACCTAAATTAATCTCAGGAATTGTTACAGATAAAGGAATATATTCTCCATATAATTTGAAAAAATATTATGAATAA